From Gossypium raimondii isolate GPD5lz chromosome 11, ASM2569854v1, whole genome shotgun sequence:
AAGGTTCTTACACATAAAATCTacgtgttcttatttttctttcttattattttgtGATCATTTCTACTACCATTATCAACTTATAGTATAACACTCATTAACAAGATAAGCTTATGTAAGTGCTTTACATGTTTCAGCACTTAAATTGTTCATCAAGTGACTCCTCCAGTAGTGACTGAGAAATATGAATTGCTGAAACTGAAGTCAGAGTAAGCTGAAGCATAAAAATGAAACCTGAGCAGGTATCGTTCCTTGGATTTTATTCGGAACTGATAGCTCGTCGGGGATGTGAAGATTCTGGCATTCATGTATGGGATTGTTGAAAATAGTGAAGGGTCTTGAAATCGTGCTTGAACCTGTGTTGAACTTTCGGATGATTGAAGTTACTTTTCATCAGGTCCCCATATCCTTCCATCTTCATCTTTGCCACCCCTGGAACCACAGTCCACAGCCAAAGACTGGCTTGTAACAGCAACAATGCGAGAAAGCCAAGCAAAAAAGGGCATCTGTTTTTCATGGTTTTAGAAATGCCAAAAAACAACACTAAGAGCATCTAATGGCGTAtaggaaaacaaaaaacaacaaatttaagttcTCCTATACGCctaaactagtttttttttttctttgcctttgtttttaaagttaatgaGATTAGCCTAAGCCATCTCTATTCTACCATGGAAACTAAAACATTTGCAGCAAGTTTCCAGGGAGCAAACCAGAAAAGATAAACAAAGGGttcttatttattatgttttgtgctatggtttctttttttttttgctttccaTTTCAGGTTCCTTGTTCGGACAGGATGATTGTTGAGAAAAAAGTTGTTGGAAATTGATGGAGAGTGAGAGCTGTTATTGTTGGTATTTAATCGGTtgtaaatgaaaacaaaaattctaatttGAGCATTCTTCTTctccaaattttgtactttctttcaattttcttgtttttagaCTGTTGTTACAGATAGACTGTcactttcctttctttcttcttttgctaTATTTTTATCACTAAATTACAACTGGCATGGAATTCTCTTAAGCCTCTAGTATCAACATGGCAcctgaaaaaaaatatattttcagtGATTTAACAGACAAAAACCACTTGCTCTGACTACAGAGAATCTAATTATTACTTGCaaagcataaaaatatacataatgtTTTTTTGATGAATCTGATGTGAAAATGGTGCAGACATTTGTTACTAAATTTACTTGATATCACATTTGTTATTTGGAAAAGACATGCAGACTTTCCATTGATTCAGGGAAGTAAAAAATTTGCAGAATCTATGTTGCAAAGGTTAAGGAAGATCATTTATTGTAAGGACAAAATCTAGTAGAAAAATACAACCTTACAAGAATGTTGGTGAGCCATCCCCTCTAGGTAGCTAGCAGACATGGTTGAACTGTCtggttttgtgttttttttttcaccctaaccccaaaattggtatttgGCTATGGCCATGCTCCAAATATAACATTGTGGGGGGTTGCAACTGACAGTTATAAATGGATGGtcgaataaaaaatagaattctCCTTAACAAATTCCatcctttctttcttcattAAAGCCTTCCAAGAGGTTACCTGGTAGGGCTGGTGTTGTTTCattatatcaaatcaaaaaattttaaaggaacaAACACCCAGAACTTGCAATATAATAGCTCATTTCCCACAGATCCCCCACCTCCATCCCTCACTTTTTGTTCCTTCTTTACCATTTCTCGGCCGCCGGGTGGCTTCAGCGGCCGGTAAGAGTCGATAAGCTTCCGTTTGGGTTCCGTTTATTACGGACAAGAAACAAGACGAACCGTATTGTTTTCATGACATTTCTCCATAGATATAGATAAGAAATTTGGTACAagaactttttcattttttccttttgaaggTACAAGGTGCTTCGAAAGGAAAAATGGTGAAGGAAGGAGAGCCAAGAAGAGAGGCTATTACATCGTCGTCATCGTCGCCGTCATTATGCGACTCCGAAACGGAAGATTTGGAACGTATGCCATTGGTGCCATTACCATTGACGAAAAACAATAGGTATTTATCGAAGCAATTATCGCTGTGCGAGACGCGACGGGAAATTGCTTGGGAAAGAAGGCGGCGCCAGATTCTTCGTCAAGAGAGAAGAAAGAATGGGATCATTGAGAATGGGTTGACAGATGAAGACCTGCATGAACTTAAAGGGTGCATAGAGCTGGGATTTGGATTCAATGAAGAAGAAGGCCAAAAACTTACAAGCACATTGCCTGCATTAGACCTTTATTTCGCTGTAAACCGACAGCTTTCTCCAAGTCCAGTTTCAACCCCTCATAGTCGTGGCTCTTCGTTATCACTTGGTGATCGGTCATCTTCTTTTGGAAGCCCTACAAGTACTGAGTCAGATTGGAAAATTTACAGCCCAGGTAATGTTTCAAttccaaacatatatatatatatatatatatatatatatatatataacaccaGGTTGATTGGTGTGATCATGTAATAATAAATGTGGTGCCAAATTGCATTTTTTCAGGGGAAGATCCTCAGCTAGTGAAGACTAAGCTAAGGCATTGGGCACAGGCTGTTGCATGTTCTGTGCTGCAATCATTTTAAAAAGGGGCGGTTTGTATAGCGGCagaagaaaaacaaaggaagaaaaatcTAGAGTCAGCAATCAGAAAGAGGttggattaattaattaaattgattaggGTTCTTTCTTTgattaaaccaaaaagaaaacatgCATTTTTGGTCCTTGAaggacaaaaaagaaaatttgttggtTTTGCAGCCATGGATTCATCCATTTCTTTTGAGCAAAACCAATGAGATTTTGGCCCTGGGAAAATTTGGACTGTGGGAATGTACTTTTCAATTGCTAATCATGAGTTGAAATAATACCAGCCCTTTAGATCTGTTCTGAAGATTAgcttttatgtttgttttcttttacgAAACTTGCCAATTTTTTGCATTCCCACTGCAATTGGAACGAGGGCATTATGTCTTTCTGCAATCATAGATGTTCATTTCCAAGGATTTCTTACACCAATTTCTACCATCATACTTTCATTGCCTGCAATCtctaaattttgggtttaatcttCAACTCTAAAATTTGCATGCCCACATactaattcaataattttagaTACAGCAGCACAATACATTTAAACACGTAAACACTGTAATAAACACCAACTAACATGTTTACTATGGTAAgacttctgttttttttttggtatgaTAAGACCACAAGACATCATTAATACCCAAGGGAGGGCTAGTTATACTATAGAAATCCCATACTTTacataaagaaatatattttagccatttatttaataagtggaGAAGACATATGGCAAGTGAAGAAGACACCGAAACGGCAAGACAACTATCAATAAGTCGGAAGGTCATTCATCGTCTCAATCCTTGAGTTTCATTAGGAACATGAAAATATTGGTCACCAATACCACATGAGTTCAACTACCTCATACCATTAAGTCAAAGTACATGCATTACATGATTTGTTCCATCACGGACATTCTCGTCCCATCAAAGAGATATACCTACGTGTTCCATAATGATGACTTAATAGCAAGTTCAATACATTAACATGACCTTACATGGAATCCTCGCCTATAAATACCTCTAGAAAGGAGGAAGAGAGAATTGACTCTTCAAGAATACTAAACCTACACTCTATCAACATTTTTTCAACCCTTAGCTTTTACATTCTCTTCACCTCCACTCTTCTTAACCTCCGGTGATTCACCCTGATTGGGTGAGTCGGCCTTCATAGCAACCACTCTTTTCTCCTCTGCACTCTTTTCTTGTAGTACATTGTATcaacaatattatatatattataaatttatctatatattaatataaatatcttATTCAAAACATGACTCTAATTTCCCAAAGCATAGGAACGGGCATGGTCTAGTTAAAATCAAAGTTGCATGTTAATTTAGACATGAAGTTCGTGGCTCGATTTGCTTCCCGAATGACACATaatgttattttgatgatatctATAAAGGTTAAAGTATTTGGGAGgtgtttatattaaattaaattaaattaaattaaattaatcctcaatttaatatttgggTGTATGGGAGTTTATAGATTT
This genomic window contains:
- the LOC105804654 gene encoding uncharacterized protein LOC105804654, whose translation is MVKEGEPRREAITSSSSSPSLCDSETEDLERMPLVPLPLTKNNRYLSKQLSLCETRREIAWERRRRQILRQERRKNGIIENGLTDEDLHELKGCIELGFGFNEEEGQKLTSTLPALDLYFAVNRQLSPSPVSTPHSRGSSLSLGDRSSSFGSPTSTESDWKIYSPGEDPQLVKTKLRHWAQAVACSVLQSF